From Phycodurus eques isolate BA_2022a chromosome 1, UOR_Pequ_1.1, whole genome shotgun sequence, one genomic window encodes:
- the LOC133395152 gene encoding LOW QUALITY PROTEIN: parapinopsin-like (The sequence of the model RefSeq protein was modified relative to this genomic sequence to represent the inferred CDS: inserted 1 base in 1 codon; deleted 1 base in 1 codon), producing the protein MPAVIMGVFSILGIILNLPAIAVTVRHKQVRQPLSYALVSLAVCDLGCAVFGGLPTTVTTTMGYFSLGLVGCILEGFAVAFFGIASLGTIGVISVERHIVVCYPMGAVLFRNQVSLFXVSKLQVSEAGSTHRVEVQVARMVVAMVLVFLVTWPPYASMALAVMVDSTLKIDPLIATIPVYFAKSSTVYSPIIYS; encoded by the exons ATGCCGGCCGTGATCATGGGTGTCTTCTCTATTTTGGGGATCATTCTCAACCTTCCGGCGATTGCGGTGACCGTGCGACACAAGCAGGTGAGGCAGCCTCTCAGCTACGCTCTGGTCAGCCTGGCTGTATGTGACCTGGGCTGTGCTGTTTTTGGAGGGCTGCCCACCACAGTGACCACCACAATGGGCTACTTCAGTCTTGGACTCGTGGGCTGCATATTAGAAGGCTTTGCTGTGGCCTTTTTTG GTATAGCAAGTCTGGGTACAATAGGAGTCATTTCCGTGGAGCGCCACATCGTGGTGTGCTATCCAATGGGTGCCGTACTCTTCCGGAACCAGGTGAGCTTGT TT GTGAGCAAGCTGCAGGTATCTGAGGCTGGCAGCACACACCGAGTGGAAGTGCAAGTGGCACGCATGGTTGTCGCCATGGTGCTGGTCTTTCTGGTGACCTGGCCGCCATACGCTAGCATGGCCCTGGCTGTCATGGTAGATTCCACACTAAAAATTGACCCGCTAATTGCAACCATT CCGGTCTACTTTGCGAAAAGCAGCACTGTCTACAGCCCCATCATTTAcagttga